One Arthrobacter sp. StoSoilB19 DNA window includes the following coding sequences:
- a CDS encoding acetolactate synthase large subunit — protein sequence MSKGSPISPSLMATKSAGAAKAPERADRTADHAAVVADLAAVSPVLGPNNVVPPTVMTGSQAIVRSLEELGVDDIFGLPGGAILPTYDPLMASTMNHVLVRHEQGAGHAAQGYAMVTGRVGVCIATSGPGATNLVTAIMDAHMDSVPLVAITGQVSSGVIGTDAFQEADIVGITMPITKHSFLVTDPNDIPHVMAEAFHLASTGRPGPVLVDVAKDAQVGQMTFSWPPKIDLPGYRPVTRGHNKQVREAAKLIAASTKPVLYVGGGVVKAHASAELLALAEATGAPVVTTLMAKGAFPDSHPQHVGMPGMHGTVSAVTALQQSDLLITLGARFDDRVTGVLKTFAPNAKVIHADIDPAEISKNRTADVPIVGSVKEIIPELTEAVRSQFEASGAPDLTTWWAFLNNLKETYPLGWTEPDDGLIAPQKVIQRIGALTGPEGVYVAGVGQHQMWAAQFIKYERPHAWLNSGGAGTMGYAVPAAMGAKVGEPDRVVWAIDGDGCFQMTNQELATCAINKIPIKVAVINNSSLGMVRQWQTLFYEGRYSNTDLNTGHDTVRIPDFVKLGEAYGCASFRCERDEDIDATIQKALEINDRPVVIDFVVSPNSMVWPMVPAGVSNDQIQVARNMTPEWEEED from the coding sequence ATGAGCAAAGGATCGCCCATCAGCCCCTCGCTGATGGCCACCAAGTCCGCTGGAGCCGCCAAGGCTCCGGAACGCGCCGACCGGACGGCTGACCACGCCGCCGTCGTCGCCGACCTTGCTGCCGTCTCTCCTGTCCTTGGGCCGAACAACGTCGTACCCCCGACGGTGATGACCGGCTCGCAAGCAATCGTCCGCTCGCTCGAAGAACTCGGCGTCGACGACATTTTCGGTTTGCCGGGTGGCGCGATCCTGCCCACCTACGACCCCTTGATGGCCTCCACCATGAACCACGTGCTGGTCCGTCACGAACAGGGAGCCGGCCACGCCGCGCAAGGCTACGCCATGGTCACCGGGCGGGTTGGCGTCTGCATCGCCACCTCGGGTCCCGGGGCCACCAACCTCGTTACCGCCATCATGGATGCCCACATGGACTCCGTGCCGCTGGTGGCCATCACCGGCCAGGTGTCCAGCGGCGTCATCGGCACCGACGCCTTCCAGGAAGCCGACATCGTGGGCATCACCATGCCCATCACCAAGCACTCCTTCCTGGTGACCGACCCCAACGACATCCCGCACGTCATGGCCGAAGCCTTCCACCTGGCTTCCACCGGCCGTCCGGGCCCTGTGCTTGTCGACGTCGCCAAGGACGCCCAGGTGGGCCAGATGACGTTCTCCTGGCCGCCGAAGATCGACCTGCCCGGCTACCGGCCGGTCACCCGCGGCCACAACAAGCAGGTCCGCGAGGCGGCCAAGCTCATTGCGGCGTCCACCAAGCCGGTACTGTACGTGGGCGGCGGCGTGGTCAAGGCACACGCGTCAGCTGAACTGCTTGCACTCGCCGAAGCAACCGGGGCACCTGTCGTCACCACCCTGATGGCCAAGGGCGCATTCCCGGATTCGCACCCGCAGCACGTGGGCATGCCCGGCATGCATGGCACCGTTTCCGCCGTCACGGCCCTGCAGCAGTCCGACCTGCTGATCACCCTCGGAGCCCGCTTCGATGACCGCGTGACCGGCGTGCTGAAGACCTTCGCGCCCAACGCCAAAGTCATCCATGCGGACATCGACCCGGCCGAGATCTCCAAGAACCGCACCGCCGATGTGCCCATTGTGGGGTCCGTCAAGGAGATCATCCCGGAACTGACCGAGGCCGTACGCAGCCAGTTCGAGGCCTCCGGCGCCCCTGACCTGACCACCTGGTGGGCCTTCCTTAACAACCTCAAGGAAACCTATCCGCTGGGCTGGACGGAGCCTGACGACGGCCTCATCGCACCGCAGAAGGTCATCCAGCGGATCGGCGCCCTGACCGGGCCCGAAGGCGTTTACGTGGCCGGCGTGGGCCAGCACCAGATGTGGGCTGCCCAGTTCATCAAGTACGAGCGCCCCCACGCATGGCTGAACTCCGGCGGCGCGGGAACCATGGGCTACGCCGTACCGGCGGCCATGGGCGCCAAGGTGGGCGAGCCGGACCGGGTGGTCTGGGCCATCGACGGCGACGGCTGCTTCCAGATGACCAACCAGGAACTGGCCACCTGCGCCATCAACAAGATCCCCATCAAGGTTGCTGTCATCAACAACTCCTCGCTGGGCATGGTGCGCCAGTGGCAGACCCTCTTCTACGAGGGCCGCTACTCCAACACCGACCTCAACACCGGCCACGACACCGTCCGCATCCCGGACTTCGTCAAGCTGGGGGAGGCCTACGGCTGTGCCTCGTTCCGCTGCGAACGCGACGAGGACATTGACGCCACCATCCAAAAAGCCCTCGAAATCAACGACCGCCCCGTGGTTATCGACTTCGTGGTGAGCCCCAACTCCATGGTGTGGCCGATGGTGCCCGCCGGCGTGAGCAACGACCAGATCCAGGTTGCCCGCAACATGACCCCGGAATGGGAAGAGGAAGACTGA
- the ilvD gene encoding dihydroxy-acid dehydratase, whose amino-acid sequence MSDAQTASETTPDIKPRSRVVTDGIHAAPARGMFRAVGMGDDDFAKPQVGVASSWNEITPCNLSLNRLAQGAKEGVHAGGGFPMQFGTISVSDGISMGHEGMHFSLVSREVIADSVETVMQAERIDGSVLLAGCDKSLPGMLMAAARLDLASVFLYAGSIMPGWVKLEDGSEKEVTLIDAFEAVGACAAGKMSMEDLTRIEKAICPGEGACGGMYTANTMACIGEALGMSLPGSAAPPSADRRRDEFARKSGEAVVNLLRKGITARDIMTRQAFENAIAVTMAFGGSTNAVLHLLAIAREAEVELTLDDFNRIGDRIPHLGDLKPFGRYVMTDVDRIGGVPVIMKALLDAGLLHGDCLTVTGKTVAENLEAINPPDVDGKILRALDNPIHKTGGITILHGSMAPEGAVVKSAGFDADVFEGTARVFEREQGALDALDNGKIQAGDVVVIRYEGPKGGPGMREMLAITGAIKGAGLGKDVLLLTDGRFSGGTTGLCIGHVAPEAVDGGPIAFVKDGDRIRVDIAARSFDLLVDDAELEARKVGWEPLPARYTKGVLAKYAKLVHSASQGAYTG is encoded by the coding sequence ATGAGTGACGCCCAGACCGCCTCCGAGACCACGCCTGACATCAAACCCCGCAGCCGCGTCGTGACCGACGGGATCCATGCGGCCCCCGCGCGCGGCATGTTCCGGGCGGTCGGGATGGGCGATGACGACTTCGCCAAGCCGCAGGTGGGCGTGGCGAGTTCATGGAATGAGATCACCCCCTGCAACCTCTCACTGAACCGGCTTGCGCAGGGCGCCAAGGAAGGCGTCCACGCAGGTGGCGGGTTCCCCATGCAGTTCGGCACCATCTCCGTCTCCGACGGCATCTCGATGGGCCACGAGGGCATGCACTTCTCCCTGGTTTCACGCGAGGTCATCGCCGACTCCGTTGAGACCGTCATGCAGGCGGAACGGATCGACGGTTCGGTCCTCCTGGCCGGCTGCGACAAGTCCCTGCCCGGCATGCTGATGGCGGCGGCCCGACTGGACCTTGCCAGCGTGTTCCTCTACGCCGGCTCCATCATGCCCGGCTGGGTCAAGCTCGAGGACGGCTCCGAGAAGGAAGTCACCCTCATTGACGCCTTCGAAGCCGTCGGCGCATGCGCGGCCGGCAAGATGAGCATGGAGGACCTCACCCGCATCGAAAAGGCCATCTGCCCCGGCGAAGGCGCATGCGGCGGGATGTACACGGCCAACACCATGGCCTGCATCGGCGAGGCCCTGGGCATGTCCCTGCCCGGCTCGGCCGCACCGCCCTCGGCAGACCGCCGTCGTGATGAGTTCGCCCGCAAGTCCGGCGAAGCCGTGGTCAACCTCCTGCGCAAGGGCATCACGGCCCGCGACATCATGACCAGGCAGGCCTTCGAGAACGCCATCGCCGTCACGATGGCCTTCGGCGGCTCCACCAACGCCGTCCTGCACCTGCTGGCCATTGCCCGCGAAGCCGAGGTTGAGCTCACCCTTGACGACTTCAACCGCATCGGCGACAGGATCCCGCACCTGGGCGACCTGAAGCCTTTCGGCCGCTACGTGATGACCGACGTCGACAGGATCGGCGGCGTGCCGGTGATCATGAAAGCCCTGCTCGACGCCGGCCTGCTCCACGGCGACTGCCTCACCGTCACGGGCAAGACCGTTGCGGAAAACCTGGAAGCGATCAACCCGCCGGACGTGGACGGAAAGATCCTCCGCGCTTTGGACAATCCCATCCACAAGACCGGCGGCATCACCATCCTTCACGGCTCCATGGCGCCCGAAGGCGCCGTCGTCAAGAGTGCCGGATTCGACGCCGATGTCTTCGAGGGAACCGCCCGCGTGTTCGAGCGCGAACAGGGCGCCCTGGACGCGCTGGACAACGGCAAGATCCAGGCGGGCGACGTCGTCGTGATCCGCTACGAAGGACCCAAGGGCGGCCCCGGCATGCGCGAAATGCTCGCAATCACCGGCGCCATCAAGGGGGCAGGCCTGGGCAAGGACGTCCTGCTGCTCACCGACGGCCGGTTCTCCGGCGGCACCACCGGCCTGTGCATCGGCCACGTTGCCCCGGAAGCGGTCGACGGCGGCCCCATCGCCTTCGTGAAGGACGGTGACAGGATCCGGGTGGACATCGCCGCCCGCAGCTTCGACCTGCTGGTGGACGACGCAGAACTGGAAGCCCGGAAGGTGGGCTGGGAGCCGCTCCCTGCCCGCTACACCAAGGGCGTGCTCGCCAAGTACGCCAAGCTGGTGCACAGCGCCAGCCAGGGCGCCTACACCGGCTGA
- the ilvC gene encoding ketol-acid reductoisomerase, producing the protein MTEMFYDDDADLSIIQGRKVAIVGYGSQGHAHALNLRDSGVEVVIALKDGSKSTAKAQDAGFTVKNVADAAEWADVIMILAPDQHQRAIYNDSIKDKLTPGKALAFAHGFNIRFGYIQAPEGVDVILVAPKAPGHTVRREFEAGRGIPDIIAVEQDASGNAWELAKSYAKAIGGTRAGVIKTTFTEETETDLFGEQAVLCGGVSQLIQYGFETLTEAGYQPQIAYFEVLHELKLIVDLMWEGGIAKQRWSVSDTAEYGDYVSGPRVITPQVKENMKAVLADIQSGAFAKRFIEDQDNGGVEFKELRAKAEQHPIEAVGRELRSLFSWQQQDVDYVEGSAAR; encoded by the coding sequence GTGACTGAAATGTTCTACGACGACGACGCCGATCTGTCGATCATCCAGGGCCGCAAGGTTGCCATCGTTGGCTACGGTTCCCAGGGCCACGCCCACGCGCTCAACCTGCGCGATTCCGGCGTCGAGGTCGTCATCGCCCTGAAGGACGGCTCCAAGTCGACCGCCAAGGCGCAGGATGCAGGCTTCACGGTCAAGAACGTTGCCGACGCCGCCGAATGGGCTGACGTCATCATGATCCTGGCGCCGGACCAGCACCAGCGCGCGATCTACAACGACTCCATCAAGGACAAGCTGACCCCCGGCAAGGCACTGGCGTTCGCCCACGGCTTCAACATCCGCTTCGGCTACATCCAGGCACCGGAAGGCGTTGACGTCATCCTGGTGGCCCCGAAGGCTCCGGGCCACACCGTGCGCCGCGAGTTCGAGGCCGGCCGCGGCATCCCGGACATCATCGCCGTCGAGCAGGACGCGTCCGGCAACGCCTGGGAGCTGGCCAAGTCCTACGCCAAGGCCATCGGCGGCACCCGCGCGGGCGTCATCAAGACCACCTTCACCGAAGAGACCGAAACGGACCTCTTCGGCGAGCAGGCTGTCCTCTGCGGCGGCGTTTCCCAGCTGATCCAGTACGGCTTCGAGACCCTCACCGAGGCCGGCTACCAGCCGCAGATCGCCTACTTCGAGGTGCTGCACGAGCTCAAGCTCATCGTCGACCTCATGTGGGAGGGCGGCATCGCCAAGCAGCGCTGGAGCGTCTCGGACACCGCAGAATACGGCGACTACGTCTCCGGCCCGCGCGTCATCACCCCCCAGGTGAAGGAAAACATGAAGGCCGTCCTGGCCGACATCCAGTCCGGTGCCTTCGCCAAGCGCTTCATCGAGGACCAGGACAACGGCGGCGTGGAGTTCAAGGAACTGCGTGCCAAGGCCGAGCAGCACCCCATCGAGGCTGTCGGCCGCGAACTGCGCTCCCTGTTCTCCTGGCAGCAGCAGGACGTCGACTACGTGGAAGGCTCCGCAGCCCGCTAA
- the serA gene encoding phosphoglycerate dehydrogenase, translating to MSKPVVLLAEELSPATVEALGPDFEIRQTDGADRSQLLSAISDVDAILVRSATQVDAEAIAAAKNLKVIARAGVGLDNVDIKAATQAGVMVVNAPTSNIVSAAELTVGHILSLARHIPQASAALKDGEWKRSKYTGIELFEKKIGIIGLGRIGALVAARLKGFDTKILAYDPYITSARAAQLGVQLVTLDELLAQSDFITIHMPKTPETVGMLGADAFKKMKSTAYVVNVARGGLVDEEALFTALQDGEIAGAGVDVFAKEPSTDLPFFKLDNVVVTPHLGASTDEAQEKAGVSVAKSVRLALAGELVPDAVNVAGGVIAPDVRPGIPLIEKLGRIFTALTHASLTQFDVEVAGEISSLDVKVLELAALKGIFADVVTEQVSYVNAPVIAEQRGINVRLITTPETESYRNVLTLRGALSDGSQISVAGTLTGPKQIEKLVGINGFEVEIPISEHLVVVAYTDRPGVIGTIGHILGMNNINIAGMQVARSNEGGQVLALLTIDSSVPQQVLDAIKAGIGAEMVREVDLED from the coding sequence GTGTCAAAACCCGTAGTACTGCTCGCCGAAGAACTTTCCCCCGCCACCGTCGAGGCCCTTGGCCCGGACTTTGAAATCCGCCAGACCGACGGTGCCGACCGTTCCCAGCTGCTTTCTGCGATCAGTGACGTAGACGCCATCCTGGTCCGCTCCGCCACCCAGGTTGACGCCGAAGCCATCGCTGCGGCCAAGAACCTGAAGGTCATTGCCCGTGCCGGCGTGGGGCTGGACAACGTGGACATCAAGGCCGCCACCCAGGCCGGCGTCATGGTGGTCAACGCGCCCACGTCCAACATCGTGTCCGCCGCTGAACTCACCGTGGGCCACATCCTGAGCCTGGCCCGCCACATCCCGCAGGCCAGCGCCGCCCTCAAGGACGGCGAATGGAAGCGCTCCAAGTACACCGGCATCGAGCTGTTCGAAAAGAAGATCGGCATCATCGGCCTGGGCCGGATCGGTGCCCTGGTGGCAGCCCGCCTGAAGGGCTTCGACACCAAGATCCTTGCCTACGACCCCTACATCACCTCCGCCCGCGCCGCGCAGCTGGGCGTGCAGCTGGTGACCCTGGACGAACTCCTGGCCCAGTCGGACTTCATCACCATCCACATGCCCAAGACGCCCGAGACGGTGGGCATGCTGGGCGCTGACGCGTTCAAGAAGATGAAGAGCACCGCCTACGTGGTCAACGTGGCCCGCGGTGGCCTGGTGGACGAGGAAGCCCTCTTCACCGCCCTCCAGGACGGCGAGATCGCCGGCGCCGGCGTGGACGTCTTCGCCAAGGAGCCCAGCACCGACCTGCCGTTCTTCAAGCTCGACAACGTGGTGGTGACCCCGCACCTGGGCGCCTCCACCGACGAAGCCCAGGAGAAGGCCGGCGTCTCCGTGGCCAAGTCCGTCCGCCTCGCCCTCGCCGGCGAGCTGGTGCCGGATGCCGTCAACGTTGCCGGCGGCGTCATTGCCCCCGACGTCCGCCCCGGCATCCCGCTGATCGAGAAGCTGGGCCGCATCTTCACCGCGCTGACCCACGCCTCCCTGACCCAGTTCGACGTCGAGGTGGCCGGCGAAATCTCCTCACTCGACGTCAAGGTCCTGGAACTGGCCGCGCTGAAGGGTATCTTCGCCGACGTCGTGACCGAACAGGTGTCCTATGTCAACGCCCCGGTGATCGCCGAGCAGCGCGGCATCAACGTCCGCCTGATCACCACGCCGGAGACCGAGTCCTACCGCAACGTCCTGACCCTGCGCGGCGCCCTCAGCGACGGCAGCCAGATCTCCGTGGCCGGCACCCTGACCGGTCCCAAGCAGATCGAGAAGCTGGTGGGCATCAACGGCTTCGAGGTTGAGATCCCCATCAGCGAGCACCTCGTGGTGGTTGCCTACACCGACCGCCCCGGCGTGATCGGAACCATCGGCCACATCCTGGGCATGAACAACATCAACATCGCCGGCATGCAGGTGGCGCGTTCCAACGAGGGCGGCCAGGTCCTTGCCCTGCTGACCATCGACAGCTCTGTGCCGCAGCAGGTGCTGGACGCCATCAAGGCAGGCATCGGCGCTGAGATGGTCCGGGAAGTGGACCTGGAAGACTAA
- the ilvN gene encoding acetolactate synthase small subunit yields the protein MSRHTLSVLVEDKPGVLTRVASLFARRAFNINSLAVGPTEVPGVSRMTVVVDADGDLIEQVTKQLNKLINVIKIVELTPESSVQRDHILVKVRADAATRLQVTQAADLFRASVVDVSTDSVVIEATGHPEKLTALLSVLEPFGIREIVQSGTLAVGRGSRSMSDRALRSA from the coding sequence ATGAGCCGCCACACACTCTCCGTCCTGGTTGAGGACAAGCCCGGCGTCCTGACTCGCGTGGCCAGCCTGTTCGCCCGCCGCGCCTTCAACATCAACTCCCTGGCCGTTGGCCCCACCGAAGTGCCGGGCGTATCCCGCATGACGGTGGTGGTCGACGCCGACGGCGACCTCATCGAGCAGGTCACCAAGCAGCTCAACAAACTGATCAACGTCATCAAGATCGTTGAGCTGACCCCAGAATCTTCCGTACAGCGCGACCACATCCTGGTCAAAGTACGTGCGGATGCCGCAACACGTCTGCAGGTAACCCAGGCCGCAGACCTGTTCCGTGCCTCAGTGGTCGACGTCTCCACCGACTCCGTCGTCATTGAGGCCACCGGCCACCCCGAAAAGCTCACGGCACTGCTTTCAGTGCTGGAGCCCTTCGGCATCCGCGAAATTGTGCAGTCCGGCACCCTGGCCGTTGGACGGGGATCCCGCTCCATGAGTGACCGGGCGCTCCGCTCCGCCTAG
- a CDS encoding fasciclin domain-containing protein produces MQTFKRTTFTVAGVAAAALLSLTACGGSGSTSGSSASSAPMTSSPSSSMASPSASASASSSAGMMDPAANLVGPGCAAYAKQVPTGAGSVEGMALDPVAVAASNNPILTTLTAAVSGKLNPKVDLVDTLNGGEFTVFAPVDDAFKKIDAATIETLKTDDALLSKILTYHVVPGQITPDKIAGTHATVQGGSVTVTGSGDNLKVDNANVVCGGVKTKNATVYLVDSVLMPK; encoded by the coding sequence ATGCAGACCTTCAAGCGCACAACTTTCACCGTCGCAGGCGTTGCAGCGGCCGCTCTGCTCAGCCTCACCGCATGTGGCGGTTCCGGCAGCACCTCCGGTTCGTCGGCGTCGTCGGCGCCGATGACATCCTCCCCCAGCTCCAGCATGGCGTCCCCGTCCGCCAGTGCGTCGGCCAGCTCCTCGGCCGGCATGATGGACCCGGCCGCAAACCTGGTTGGCCCAGGCTGCGCCGCCTACGCCAAGCAGGTTCCCACCGGTGCGGGCTCGGTGGAGGGCATGGCCCTGGACCCGGTGGCCGTCGCCGCCTCCAACAACCCGATCCTGACCACGCTCACCGCTGCAGTCTCCGGCAAGCTGAACCCCAAGGTGGACCTGGTTGACACGCTCAACGGCGGCGAATTCACCGTCTTCGCGCCGGTGGACGACGCCTTCAAGAAGATCGACGCCGCCACGATCGAGACCCTGAAGACGGACGATGCGCTGCTCAGCAAGATCCTGACCTACCACGTGGTTCCCGGCCAGATCACCCCGGACAAGATTGCCGGCACGCACGCCACGGTCCAGGGCGGCTCCGTCACCGTCACCGGCAGCGGCGACAACCTCAAGGTGGACAACGCCAACGTGGTCTGCGGCGGCGTCAAGACCAAGAATGCGACCGTCTACCTGGTCGACTCCGTCCTCATGCCCAAGTAA
- a CDS encoding MarR family transcriptional regulator, with protein sequence MDHWPTGRLLSTAARLVEHSWNEKLGAIGLTHAGVIAIEVLAAQGPMTQAQLAQYVRVQAQTMGKTLSRLESHGHIVRVRSTSDRRSHVVSLTEQGKEAVAQAVEMERSVLASASIDPELLRQELKAVVRELASQFSTTPSNAGDLVDNAAK encoded by the coding sequence ATGGATCACTGGCCCACAGGGCGCCTCCTGTCCACTGCTGCGCGCCTCGTTGAACACTCCTGGAACGAAAAACTTGGCGCCATCGGACTCACCCACGCCGGTGTTATCGCCATCGAGGTCCTTGCCGCGCAAGGACCCATGACACAGGCGCAGCTTGCCCAGTATGTCCGTGTCCAGGCCCAGACCATGGGCAAGACACTCAGCCGGCTTGAGTCCCACGGCCACATCGTCCGGGTCCGCAGCACCTCGGACCGCAGGAGCCACGTCGTGTCGCTCACCGAGCAGGGCAAGGAAGCCGTTGCCCAGGCGGTGGAGATGGAGCGCTCCGTGCTGGCATCGGCGTCGATCGACCCCGAACTGCTGCGCCAGGAACTCAAGGCCGTAGTGCGCGAACTGGCCAGCCAGTTCTCCACCACGCCCAGCAACGCGGGCGACCTGGTGGACAACGCCGCCAAGTAG
- the bcp gene encoding thioredoxin-dependent thiol peroxidase gives MAERLVTGDKAPAFTLQDSTGKDVSLAPRPGRSTIVYFYPAASTPGCTKEACDFRDSLASLQASGFDVLGISPDPVEKLAKFAANESLTFPLLSDADHAVAEAYGAWGEKKNYGKTYQGLIRSTIVVDPSGNVSLAQYNVRATGHVAKLRRDLNLDN, from the coding sequence ATGGCTGAAAGACTCGTTACCGGCGACAAAGCACCCGCTTTCACTCTTCAGGATTCGACCGGCAAGGACGTCAGCCTGGCTCCCCGGCCCGGCCGCTCCACCATTGTGTATTTCTACCCGGCCGCCTCCACGCCCGGCTGTACCAAGGAAGCCTGCGACTTCCGGGACAGCCTTGCGTCGCTGCAGGCCTCCGGCTTCGACGTCCTTGGCATCTCCCCCGACCCGGTTGAAAAACTGGCCAAGTTCGCTGCCAACGAGTCGCTGACGTTCCCCCTGCTCTCCGACGCGGACCACGCGGTGGCCGAGGCTTACGGCGCCTGGGGCGAAAAGAAGAACTACGGCAAGACGTACCAGGGCCTTATCCGCTCCACAATCGTCGTGGACCCCTCTGGCAACGTTTCCCTTGCCCAATACAACGTCCGCGCCACGGGACACGTCGCCAAACTGCGGCGGGACCTCAATCTGGACAACTGA
- a CDS encoding PQQ-dependent sugar dehydrogenase → MLASCLALALSLALAACTGTPGPPAPATGTASRGTPPETAVVVPPLSTAPAPSASSAPVPAVQERLDLQLSIPWAAVFLPDGTAIISERDTALLKAVREGKATTLGKIPGVVPAGEGGLLGLALSPHFATDHLLYTYLTAQEDNRIIRFTVKANGDGSLALGQPQVVFTGIPKATTHNGGRIRFGPDGLLYVGTGDAQRRGQPQDPNALGGKILRLTPDGSPAPGNPFGNATYSLGHRNVQGLAWDDAGRLWASEFGPEVDDELNLIMPGANYGWPLVTGAPHRAEFQDAKVVWPSTSDSSPSGLEIAGGVAYLGALRGQRLWTVPLNGTEAGTPVAYFTGGYGRIRDVIRTPQGGLWLLTNNENPDFVLVLRPFQ, encoded by the coding sequence GTGCTGGCATCGTGCCTGGCGCTGGCCCTGTCCCTGGCGCTTGCCGCCTGCACGGGGACCCCCGGGCCGCCTGCACCGGCCACAGGCACGGCAAGCCGCGGCACCCCGCCGGAAACCGCCGTCGTTGTTCCCCCACTCTCTACCGCCCCTGCCCCTTCCGCTTCTTCTGCCCCCGTACCGGCGGTGCAGGAACGGCTGGACCTGCAGCTGAGCATCCCTTGGGCGGCGGTCTTCCTTCCGGACGGCACCGCCATCATCTCCGAGCGGGACACAGCGCTCCTGAAGGCCGTCCGGGAAGGAAAAGCCACAACGCTTGGCAAAATCCCGGGCGTGGTCCCCGCCGGGGAAGGGGGCCTGCTTGGCCTGGCACTGTCCCCGCACTTCGCCACGGACCACCTGCTGTACACCTACCTGACCGCACAGGAGGACAACCGCATCATCCGGTTTACCGTCAAGGCCAATGGCGATGGTTCCCTGGCGCTCGGCCAGCCCCAGGTTGTGTTTACAGGAATCCCAAAGGCCACCACCCACAACGGCGGCAGGATCCGCTTTGGCCCGGACGGCCTCCTGTACGTGGGCACCGGCGACGCCCAGCGCCGCGGGCAGCCGCAGGACCCCAACGCCCTGGGCGGAAAAATTCTTCGGCTTACGCCCGACGGCAGCCCCGCCCCGGGCAACCCGTTCGGCAACGCCACCTACAGCCTGGGCCACCGGAACGTCCAGGGCCTGGCCTGGGATGACGCCGGCAGGCTGTGGGCCAGCGAGTTTGGACCCGAGGTGGACGACGAACTGAACCTGATTATGCCGGGCGCCAACTACGGCTGGCCGCTGGTCACCGGCGCACCGCACCGGGCGGAGTTCCAGGATGCGAAAGTGGTGTGGCCGTCGACGAGCGATTCTTCACCCAGCGGACTGGAGATAGCCGGGGGCGTTGCCTATCTGGGTGCCCTCCGGGGGCAGCGCCTGTGGACGGTGCCGCTCAACGGGACAGAGGCGGGCACCCCTGTGGCCTATTTCACAGGCGGATACGGCCGGATCCGCGACGTGATTCGGACCCCGCAGGGAGGTTTGTGGCTGCTGACGAACAACGAAAACCCTGATTTCGTGCTGGTTTTGCGCCCATTCCAGTGA